The Drosophila gunungcola strain Sukarami chromosome 3L unlocalized genomic scaffold, Dgunungcola_SK_2 000003F, whole genome shotgun sequence genome contains a region encoding:
- the LOC128258321 gene encoding larval cuticle protein 65Ab1-like has product MKFLIVFVALFAMAVARPNEAQIVRLDADVQPDKWSSNLETSDGTKIDQQGNLKDIGTEHEAAVVHGSYSWVDEKTGEKFTVTYVADENGFQPQGAHLPVAPVA; this is encoded by the coding sequence ATGAAGTTCCTCATCGTCTTTGTCGCCCTCTTCGCCATGGCCGTGGCCCGCCCCAACGAAGCCCAGATCGTGAGGCTGGATGCCGATGTGCAGCCCGACAAGTGGAGCTCCAACCTGGAGACCAGCGACGGCACCAAGATCGACCAGCAAGGTAACCTGAAGGACATTGGTACCGAGCACGAGGCCGCCGTCGTCCACGGATCTTACTCCTGGGTGGATGAGAAGACCGGCGAGAAGTTCACCGTCACCTACGTCGCCGATGAGAACGGATTCCAGCCCCAGGGAGCCCATTTGCCCGTGGCCCCAGTTgcttaa
- the LOC128258374 gene encoding endocuticle structural glycoprotein SgAbd-1-like: protein MKCTVAIVFAALFAVVLAAPAPDAEAQILRLESDVQPEGYNFALETSDGKKHEEQGQLKNVGTEQEAIVVRGSYSFVADDGQTYTVNYVADENGFQPAGAHLPNVPISNSELICNPPNSLPPLTFAFSRILAYKSPRPTAVEHQTVTSFLSSLNMKFLIVFVALFAMAVARPNEAQIVRLDADVQPDKWSSNLETSDGTKIDQQGNLKDIGTEHEAAVVHGSFSWVDEKTGEKFTVTYVADENGYQPQGAHLPVAPAA from the exons atGAAGTGCACAGTCGCCATCGTCTTCGCCGCCCTCTTCGCCGTCGTCCTGGCCGCCCCCGCCCCTGATGCGGAAGCCCAGATCCTGCGCCTGGAGTCGGATGTGCAGCCCGAGGGCTACAACTTTGC TTTGGAGACCAGCGATGGCAAGAAGCACGAGGAGCAGGGCCAGCTGAAGAACGTGGGCACCGAGCAGGAGGCCATCGTGGTCCGCGGATCCTACTCCTTCGTGGCCGATGATGGACAGACCTACACCGTCAACTACGTCGCCGACGAGAACGGATTCCAGCCCGCGGGTGCCCATCTGCCCAATGTGCCCATCAGCAACT CAGAACTCATTTGCAATCCGCCGAATTCATTGCCACCTTTGACTTTTGCATTTTCGCGAATTTTGGCGTATAAAAGCCCCCGCCCAACTGCAGTGGAGCATCAGACAGTCACCAGCTTTCTATCCAGCCTTAACATGAAGTTCCTCATCGTCTTTGTCGCCCTCTTCGCCATGGCCGTGGCCCGCCCCAACGAAGCCCAGATCGTGAGGCTGGATGCCGATGTGCAGCCCGACAAGTGGAGCTCCAACCTGGAGACCAGCGACGGCACCAAGATCGACCAGCAAGGTAACCTGAAGGACATTGGTACCGAGCACGAGGCCGCCGTCGTCCACGGATCCTTCTCCTGGGTGGATGAGAAGACCGGCGAGAAGTTCACCGTCACCTACGTCGCCGATGAGAACGGATACCAGCCCCAGGGTGCCCATTTGCCCGTGGCCCCAGCTGCTTAA